GAGGACTACTACATCTGGATTGTGGGTGAAGGAAAGCAGGCAAAAGCGCTGGGGGATTATTTGCTGGAACAACGCGGGCTTGATGCTGACCTGGTTCGCGCCGTCGCCTACTGGCATGATAAATAAGGCGACCGACCATGCGTATTCATCATGAACAAAACCATCCGGAAGGGCGTGCCCGCCATCGCCGTGAACGCCTGTTTGACGCCAACGACATCCGCCTGCTGATTCTGCATCTTTTGGCTGGCGGCCCGGCGCACGGCTACGAGCTTATAAAGTCCATTGAAAGCCTGGCGAAAGGGGAATATGTGCCGAGCCCCGGCATTATTTATCCTAACCTGACGCTGATGGAGGAAATGGGCTTAATCACGGTGGGCGAAGGGCAGAGCGGGAAAAAATCCTTCACGCTGACGGCAGAAGGAAAAACCTCGCTTGAACAGCAGCAGTCCGAACTGGAAGCGGTGACCACCAGGCTGGCCACCCTCGGCGTTCTCGGCGGCAACCGCCGTTTACCCGAGGTACAGCGGGCGATTCATAACTTCAAAACGGCGCTGCACGCTAAACTGGGCAGCACTGAGCTTTCGAAAGAGACGCTGTACAAAATCATCGACACGCTGGATCAGGCGGCCAAAGACATCGAGCGTAGTTAGTGTCAGCCAGGGCGTTGAGCTTTCAGCGCCCCGGCTTGCTATTTAGCCTTCACAGCGTACCATACCGTTTTCAAAGTCGGAAAAGATGTGCCGCAGTGAACAATCCCGATAGCGTTTTTCAGCGCCTTATACGCTCCCCGTTTCGCCAGCGTTTCCAGCTCGGCCCAAAAGAACGCCAGTACTGTATCGATAAAGGCCCGGAAACCGTCACCCGCCACGCCGAAGAGTTTATCGCCCTCCGCCTGGCACCTGCCGAGCCGAAAAACGACGGCAAACAAACGCCCATGCGCGGCCACCCGGTTTTTATTGCCCAACATGCCACGGCGACCTGCTGCAGAGGCTGCCTGGTTAAATGGCACGCGATACCGGCGGGAAGAGCGCTGACCGATGAAGAGCAGCGCTATGTGGTGGGCATTTTATATCGCTGGCTAACGGCACAAATGACGGGGCAAAAACCTTAAGCTCAATGCCGTAAGGGCACTACTGTTTCACAGCAGCGGGGCGTGATTTTTCGAAGCGAATATCTTCGCCGTCTTGCTCACCCACCGGCTGCCAGCCGTGGCGTTGATAAAAGTTTGCAGCACGGCTGCCTGCTGCCGTTTCCAGCCAGATGGTGGGCTGTTGGGCAAACAGAAACGCCTCGGCTTTTTTCAGCAGCAGCTTACCAACGCCCAGACCTTCAAACTGCGGCAGGACGAACATCGCAAACAGGCAGGCCTCTTCGGCAGTCACCATGGCAAAACCAGCGGGCTGACCATCAACGTCTGCCAGCCAGATGCATGGGGATTCGGCAATAATATCCGCAATAGTCTGCGGTGTGATGCCCATTTCCGCCATTTCTTCGCGCGAAAGATGGTTCTCATTGACGCTGGTACGGATGGAGAAAAGCGTCTCGATATCGTCCCGTGTGGCATCACGGAGGGTCAGGATAGGTGACATAAAATTCCTTTTTAAATGTCCCCCCGGCTTAGCCGGAGGGAAAACGCTTACTGGAAGCTATAGCTGACGTTAACGCCAACGCCGTAGTTACGGCCTGGCGCGGGCTCGAAATAGCGGCCATTGCCTTCGTTAACAATCACCGAGCCTACGTAATCGCGGTCGAGCAGATTATCAACCCGTCCCCAGACGTCCAGCAGCCAGTTTTGCTGCACGTGGAGTTTGTAGCCGGTATTCATTCCCACAGTGGTGTAAGTCGGGGCTTTGGCGCTGTTCTGGTCGTTCGCCTGGATATCGCTCATATAGCGAACGTCTGCGCCCGCGTACCAGCCCTCTTCAGGGACATAGCCCAGGGAGGCATAGCCCATATTGCGGGCGATACCCGGCATTCGGTTGCCGTTGCAGTCGTTTATCCCGCAAACGTTGGTGCGGTAGGTGGCATCGAGGTACGTCCAGGCCATTTTCAACCGCCAGTCTGCGGCGAACTGCTGATCGAGAGAAAGCTCAAGTCCACGGCGGCGAGTTTCACCGGCATTTTTATAGGTCGTGCGCCCACCGCTGCTTTGATCGACCACGATCTC
This region of Cedecea lapagei genomic DNA includes:
- a CDS encoding PadR family transcriptional regulator, yielding MRIHHEQNHPEGRARHRRERLFDANDIRLLILHLLAGGPAHGYELIKSIESLAKGEYVPSPGIIYPNLTLMEEMGLITVGEGQSGKKSFTLTAEGKTSLEQQQSELEAVTTRLATLGVLGGNRRLPEVQRAIHNFKTALHAKLGSTELSKETLYKIIDTLDQAAKDIERS
- a CDS encoding DUF4186 domain-containing protein; the encoded protein is MNNPDSVFQRLIRSPFRQRFQLGPKERQYCIDKGPETVTRHAEEFIALRLAPAEPKNDGKQTPMRGHPVFIAQHATATCCRGCLVKWHAIPAGRALTDEEQRYVVGILYRWLTAQMTGQKP
- a CDS encoding GNAT family N-acetyltransferase — its product is MSPILTLRDATRDDIETLFSIRTSVNENHLSREEMAEMGITPQTIADIIAESPCIWLADVDGQPAGFAMVTAEEACLFAMFVLPQFEGLGVGKLLLKKAEAFLFAQQPTIWLETAAGSRAANFYQRHGWQPVGEQDGEDIRFEKSRPAAVKQ